The Desulfatitalea tepidiphila genome window below encodes:
- a CDS encoding phage tail protein: MRSGNMPKSLYQNWQFAIEVNGFDVALFHKGQEPKTEFEEVAFAPAGSMFDQKVAGRVKFEDITLEKGNLQDGSDEAAREWIKKQVDVNAVTGGLPADYMRDIDVVRYDRTGNETRRWTLHGAWVKALEYDELEGGNTENTIEKLTICFQYWT, from the coding sequence ATGAGAAGCGGAAACATGCCCAAGAGCCTTTACCAGAACTGGCAGTTCGCCATCGAGGTAAACGGCTTCGACGTGGCTCTGTTCCACAAGGGACAGGAGCCCAAAACAGAATTCGAGGAAGTGGCCTTTGCCCCGGCCGGTTCGATGTTCGACCAGAAGGTGGCGGGGCGGGTCAAGTTCGAGGACATCACCCTCGAGAAAGGCAACCTGCAGGACGGCTCCGACGAGGCGGCCCGCGAATGGATCAAGAAACAGGTGGATGTGAACGCCGTCACCGGCGGCCTTCCGGCCGACTACATGCGCGACATCGACGTTGTCCGCTACGACCGCACCGGCAACGAGACCCGCCGCTGGACCCTGCACGGGGCCTGGGTGAAGGCGCTCGAATATGACGAGCTCGAGGGCGGCAACACCGAGAACACCATCGAGAAGCTCACCATCTGCTTCCAATACTGGACCTAA
- a CDS encoding phage tail sheath C-terminal domain-containing protein has protein sequence MPTYLSPGIYTRETDFSFYVKQISTSSAAMVGVAEKGPINKPVLVTSWEQFINRFGSYINESYLAYAARAFFDNGGSVLYVTRIAHLTDPTDRDTLTAFKASVVLQNREATPADALRIEAVNEGVWGDRLSISIEDGSLDPANHFNLVVRHKGDVVEVFKDLSMDETLPNHVELAINDRSDFILVQDLAAATGTPGDRPGLGVFTLSGGDNGLTDLADADFIGDPSQHTGLYGFDEIDALNLLMVPGVTTVPVINAGIAYAEGRKDLLFIADTPMHLEPLEAVDFRKGQGMYSHAAFNSSYAALYYPWLEISDPVNSRKKLVPPCGAVAGCIARSDQKTNVWNAPAGIDRGRIFNTLSLAYKTSRGERDVLYPEGINVIAVFPDTGINIWGQKTLQSQPSAVDRINVRRLMMYMEEAISESSRFVVFEPNHPQTWRALGRLINPFLQDIKDKGGLYDFAFQCDEETNTPAVIDRNEMVARVFVKPTKTAEFIELNFILTSTGADFKEII, from the coding sequence ATGCCGACCTATCTATCCCCCGGGATTTACACCCGGGAAACGGACTTCAGTTTCTATGTGAAGCAGATCTCGACCTCGTCGGCCGCCATGGTCGGGGTGGCCGAGAAAGGTCCGATCAACAAGCCCGTACTGGTGACGAGTTGGGAGCAGTTCATCAACCGTTTCGGCTCCTATATCAACGAGAGCTATCTGGCCTACGCCGCCCGGGCGTTTTTCGACAACGGCGGCTCGGTCCTCTACGTCACCCGCATCGCCCATCTGACCGATCCCACCGACCGGGACACTCTGACGGCGTTCAAGGCATCAGTCGTCCTGCAGAACCGCGAGGCGACGCCCGCCGACGCCCTGCGGATCGAGGCCGTGAACGAAGGCGTCTGGGGCGACCGGCTCTCCATCTCCATCGAGGACGGCTCGCTCGACCCGGCCAACCATTTCAACCTGGTGGTCCGTCATAAAGGCGATGTGGTCGAGGTGTTCAAGGATCTGAGCATGGACGAGACGCTGCCGAACCATGTGGAGCTGGCGATCAACGACCGCTCGGATTTCATCCTGGTCCAGGATCTGGCCGCAGCAACGGGAACGCCCGGCGACCGTCCAGGATTGGGCGTGTTCACGCTCAGCGGCGGCGACAACGGGCTGACCGATCTGGCCGATGCGGATTTCATCGGCGATCCCTCGCAGCATACCGGCCTCTATGGCTTTGACGAGATCGACGCCCTGAACCTGCTGATGGTCCCCGGCGTCACCACGGTGCCGGTGATCAACGCCGGAATCGCCTATGCCGAGGGGCGCAAGGATCTGCTGTTCATCGCCGACACGCCAATGCACCTGGAGCCGCTCGAAGCGGTCGACTTCCGCAAGGGACAAGGGATGTACAGCCACGCGGCCTTCAACTCCTCCTACGCGGCGCTCTACTACCCCTGGCTGGAGATCAGCGATCCGGTCAACTCGCGCAAGAAGCTGGTGCCGCCCTGCGGCGCGGTGGCGGGCTGCATCGCCCGCAGCGACCAGAAGACCAACGTCTGGAACGCGCCCGCCGGTATCGACCGTGGCCGCATCTTCAACACGCTCTCCCTGGCCTACAAGACCAGCCGTGGCGAGCGCGATGTGCTCTATCCGGAGGGGATCAACGTCATCGCCGTGTTCCCCGACACCGGCATCAACATCTGGGGCCAGAAGACACTGCAGAGCCAGCCCTCGGCCGTGGACCGCATCAACGTCCGCCGCCTGATGATGTACATGGAGGAAGCCATCTCGGAATCCTCCCGCTTCGTGGTGTTCGAGCCGAACCATCCCCAGACCTGGCGTGCCCTCGGCCGCCTGATCAATCCCTTCTTGCAGGACATCAAGGACAAGGGTGGCCTCTACGACTTCGCCTTCCAGTGCGACGAGGAGACCAATACCCCGGCGGTCATCGACCGCAACGAAATGGTGGCCCGCGTGTTCGTCAAGCCGACCAAGACGGCGGAGTTCATCGAGCTGAACTTCATCCTGACCAGCACCGGCGCGGACTTCAAAGAAATCATCTAA